Proteins from one Podospora pseudoanserina strain CBS 124.78 chromosome 1, whole genome shotgun sequence genomic window:
- a CDS encoding hypothetical protein (COG:K; EggNog:ENOG503P5EF) — translation MTLYAPFRTGDAESSLSNIPTPPELPVMDPELYHNNNNNNTPSSSFTVPSSIASVKRDPSISQSPPHMSPLTSVEAMYTASPQLVTRTNSTTPDPAHADGQLVVGMGIRDGECQRAFMPSSVPRQGASSSMWSACMGGSQTGSDDFDNYALHSSRPGQVADGLPPPSSRSWTPPEHIRSVSWDHYPRQQLVPSYSQGPELTSFPADGLPYNLPLQSYDGAEGSFLQRSQTEPCPRQYQNEVSTPESLRALSPCSTTLCLKADYDEGLPSPTPAAQQQPLPGTMEDLMGGGGGPHSPPPIGTGNGSQIDSSAPSPTSAAAVAAAAVVIPGGGGGASDSGLTSNNTSNSSSNNNKNEEPYAKLIYRAFMSKPNHAMTLQEIYQWFRDNTDKGKDDTKGWQNSIRHNLSMNMAFTKRERKCSTASQSDPSTADDKQPEEETKPVVLASSSSPATAATSADQKKSTEWYLEPWAIHEGVQSTTRYRKGNQSRRSGALSSSSLRYDDFSRRSSSGSHRGINKPGVYNGRIRTASSSSLSSASRHAQTNMRNHARNIAHAMAQAQVAAMAVGYYPPPPPQTSPYAGSHSGFYPAGPLVQVDMPAMGVDQQQQLDYHHQAHQDGYYLHSQRSAASTRAPSDEPVTPEPVNVGLAYGQGTAPDGLLLPDLRTTSASNGDYHGGLMQHHHVYDTHHHNGWGGASTAIMDDGEQHHHMGVVGYHQY, via the exons ATGACACTGTACGCACCATTTCGAACCGGAGACGCAGAGTCTTCCTTGTCGAACATTCCAACACCGCCAGAACTGCCGGTGATGGATCCAGAGCTgtaccacaacaacaacaacaacaacacgccttcttcttcctttaCAGTACCGTCGTCTATTGCCAGCGTGAAGAGAGACCCATCGATATCGCAGTCGCCTCCTCACATGTCGCCCCTGACGAGTGTCGAAGCCATGTACACGGCATCGCCGCAGCTAGTAACACGGACGAACTCTACGACCCCTGATCCAGCCCACGCTGATGGGCAGTTGGTTGTGGGAATGGGGATCCGTGATGGCGAGTGCCAGAGGGCTTTCATGCCCTCTTCAGTTCCTCGCCAaggagcttcttcttccatgtGGAGCGCCTGTATGGGAGGGTCACAAACTGGAAGCGACGATTTCGACAACTACGCTCTGCACAGCTCTCGGCCTGGTCAGGTAGCTGACGgactccctcctccatcttcgcGTAGCTGGACGCCTCCAGAACACATTCGCTCGGTATCGTGGGATCACTATCCGAGACAGCAACTAGTTCCTTCTTATTCACAAGGCCCAGAACTGACTTCTTTCCCGGCTGATGGGCTTCCTTACAACCTTCCCCTGCAGAGTTATGACGGGGCAGAAGGCAGCTTTCTGCAGCGAAGCCAGACAGAACCGTGCCCAAGGCAGTATCAGAACGAAGTATCGACACCAGAAAGCCTTCGCGCGCTGTCCCCCTGCAGCACTACTCTGTGTCTAAAGGCAGATTACGACGAGGGTCTGCCAAGTCCAACACCCGCCgcgcagcaacagccattACCGGGCACGATGGAGGActtgatgggtggtggtggtggacctCACTCGCCACCCCCGATCGGAACGGGTAACGGGAGTCAAATCGACAGCAGTGCGCCGAGCccaacatcagcagcagcagtagcagcagcagcagtggtaATTcccggcggcgggggtggcgCATCCGACTCGGGCTTGACGAGCAACAACActagcaacagcagcagcaacaacaacaaaaacgaAGAGCCCTACGCAAAGCTCATTTACCGCGCCTTTATGAGCAAGCCGAACCACGCCATGACCCTGCAGGAGATCTACCAGTGGTTCCGGGACAACAcggacaagggcaaggatgATACCAAGGGGTGGCAGAACAGTATCCGGCACAATCTGAGCATGAACATG GCTTTTACCAAACGTGAGAGAAAATgcagcaccgccagccagAGCGATCCCTCGACAGCAGACGACAAGCAGCCAGAAGAAGAGACCAAACCGGTTGTTTTggcttcgtcttcttctcctgctaCCGCTGCTACTTCAGCCGACCAAAAGAAATCTACCGAGTGGTACCTTGAGCCCTGGGCCATTCACGAGGGTGtccaatccaccacccgCTACCGCAAGGGGAACCAGTCCCGACGCAGCGGTGCCCTGTCTTCATCTTCCCTTCGGTATGATGACTTTTCCCGGCGGTCGTCATCTGGTAGTCATCGGGGCATTAACAAACCCGGAGTCTACAACGGCAGAATTCGCAccgcgtcgtcgtcgtcgttgtcgtctgCTTCCCGACATGCCCAGACCAACATGAGGAACCACGCTCGGAACATTGCGCATGCCATGGCCCAGGCGCAGgtggcggccatggcggtgGGGTActacccccctcctcctccgcagaCATCACCCTACGCTGGGAGCCACTCGGGGTTTTATCCTGCTGGGCCGTTGGTGCAGGTGGACATGCCCGCGATGGGGGTggaccagcagcaacagttggattatcaccaccaagctcatCAGGATGGGTACTATCTTCACTCTCAGCGGTCTGCTGCTTCTACTCGGGCGCCGTCAGACGAGCCGGTGACACCCGAGCCGGTGAATGTCGGGTTGGCGTACGGGCAGGGGACCGCACCGGATGGGTTGTTGCTTCCCGATTTGAGGACCACGAGCGCAAGTAATGGGGATTATCACGGGGGTTTAATGCAGCATCATCATGTTTATGACACTCATCATCACaatgggtgggggggagcGAGCACGGCGATtatggatgatggggaacaacatcatcatatgggggtggttgggtaTCATCAGTATTaa
- a CDS encoding hypothetical protein (COG:T; EggNog:ENOG503NVBI): MDPGRQAMINGWKSPLQGDRDARDRRVAGGGRDGDRDITGPRFDSSNRISKTHRPPPSKSTGANSAAAASGRYLTQDQQSEQFVADEDKFVLNQAKKKADIRVREHRAKPIDHLAFNLRFIDTDRDIFDDHDADAEISILGPEAVLESLGEAQLRELDEDIRSYHTLECNKKNKEYWTALLALCADRRQKLKPQGPEGRAVTSVASDVDRILSPKSLAQLEALEKQIRAKLQSNEPIDTDYWEQLLKSLLVYKAKATLKSICEEIKAARVDLLKTRDLEKARELEASDGYAGAAPALGSAGSSSKPASGPSAAVMASASASASAGSSSAPPPGTARFAVVGTEDFSQATKALYDREVAKGISEGEEIFTAEEEVPGVSKPLWADKYRPRKPRYFNRVQMGYEWNKYNQTHYDHDHPPPKVVQGYKFNIFYPDLIDKTKAPTFKIIREHGRRKGESLAPAGSEDTCLIRFIAGPPYEDIAFRIVDREWDYSAKKERGFKSSFDKGILQLHFQFKKIYYRK, encoded by the exons ATGGATCCCGGGAGACAAGCAATGATCAACGGCTGGAAGTCGCCACTTCAGGGCGACAGGGACGCCAGAGACCGAAGAGtagcgggaggaggaagagacggGGACAGAGACATCACGGGTCCTCGATTCGACTCGTCCAACCGTATTTCCAAAACACACCGTCCGCCGCCTTCCAAGAGCACCGGGGCAAacagtgctgctgctgcttctggacGGTACCTGACCCAAGACCAGCAGTCCGAGCAGTTCGTAGCAGACGAGGACAAGTTCGTCCTCAATcaggcaaagaagaaggccgacaTCCGCGTCCGGGAGCACCGAGCCAAACCCATCGACCATCTCGCCTTCAACCTCCGCTTCATTGACACGGACCGCGATATCTTTGACGACCatgatgccgatgccgaaATCAGCATTCTCGGTCCCGAAGCCGTCCTCGAAAGTCTTGGTGAGGCGCAGCTCAGGGAGCTCGACGAAGACATCAGGTCCTACCACACTCTCGAGtgcaacaagaagaacaaggaaTACTGGACAGCGCTGCTCGCCCTGTGCGCCGACCGCCGTCAGAAACTGAAGCCACAGGGTCCCGAGGGAAGAGCTGTGACCTCGGTGGCGTCGGATGTGGACCGAATCCTGAGTCCCAAGTCGCTGGCCCAGCTGGAGGCGCTCGAGAAGCAGATCAGGGCCAAGCTGCAGTCCAACGAGCCCATCGACACGGACTATTGGGAACAGCTTCTCAAGAGTCTCTTGGTTTACAAGGCCAAGGCTACTCTCAAGAGCATATGCGAAGAAATCAAGGCGGCCCGGGTCGACCTGCTCAAGACCCGTGACCTGGAAAAGGCCAGGGAATTAGAGGCTTCCGATGGCTACGCCGGGGCGGCGCCGGCGTTGGGATCGGCCGGTTCTTCCTCTAAGCCGGCATCCGGACCATCGGCAGCTGTGATGGCCAGTGCCAGTGCCAGCGCCAGTGCCGGTTCATCCAGTGCTCCACCCCCGGGAACTGCTCGCTTCGCTGTTGTCGGCACCGAAGACTTCTCTCAGGCGACCAAGGCCTTGTATGACCGCGAGGTTGCAAAGGGGATcagcgagggcgaggagatcTTCAcggcagaggaagaggtgcCAGGAGTCTCGAAGCCTCTCTGGGCGGACAAGTATCGGCCGCGAAAGCCACGCTACTTCAACCGTGTGCAGATGGGATACGAGTGGAACAAGTACAACCAGACACACTacgaccacgaccacccccctcccaaggTGGTTCAGGGCTACAAGTTCAACATCTTCTACCCCGACCTCATCGACAAGACCAAAGCACCGACATTCAAGATCATCCGGGAGCACGGCCGTAGAAAGGGAGAGTCTCTAGCCCCCGCAGGGTCCGAAGACACCTGTCTCATTCGTTTCATCGCCGGCCCGCCCTACGAGGATATCGCCTTCCGCATCGTCGACCGCGAATGGGACTACAGCGCCAAGAAGGAGCGTGGCTTCAAGAGCAGCTTTGACAAG GGCATTCTTCAGCTCCACTTTCAGTTCAAGAAG ATTTATTATAGGAAATAG
- the RTC1 gene encoding SEA (Seh1-associated) complex subunit (EggNog:ENOG503NWBI; COG:S) has product MHHNQGKIMRKLLSKHATDSHESTASATVTSSPSNNYGSIAPQNVSYKTGAPLSCLDQSPDGRSAVLASHHVLKLIKLDGGLRVQEEVDLRAILTSQPAHRNNVPTGAVADQLSIQDVKWGSVINREVLFTACTSGIIFQYDVNRAKATRVGAPLEFIQMREDSRQVNSLDLNPHHSSWLLSGSQDGLLRCFDVRTPVNTRTWPTYRALQSFKSHADGVRHVQWSPKDGFLFACGTEQGMVLKWDMRKPSSPILRINAHEKACTSIAWHQDGTHLVSAGLDSKCNIWDMSKTDKRQKPKYVISTPAPVGSLAWRPGQWSATAQGKRASQLAVSYDESGMKRFGMNSVHIWDLARPTMPYKEIQRFEYAPNSILWHDQYLLWTAGRDGFHQCDVSFAPKVMDRQTMSAFAFSSQGEVAMCLDERPMPTRPRPNIVHHDNASTHESPSYSSSPTTPRFSVSRSDSEDDAIGSFLGSRQPGNGSRKRRASMRSANTLSTTPPVGPAMGETLSLEDTIEVTGTYQPNQAMAIGTYPGPTNAEVDVYLSLNYLQAIHLELPYKPGGPSLPERMTTILDHFAKAAARVRLSRLSHTWMNLLFLIKLLLERRAQYHLEFRMDKYQNSTIKKKDAARHRSLGQLRAEPPSFGIGGEASPRKMASLASFDRVLHPRSLLSEELESTSNQPTPLARPVPDTQVIQIDDNGRKKLTPIIEPESFTLPPAAHSRTLEPRPRLDSVPLSVTSHDSEATNASTEGYDFYDAEALNFREPGSPSRVRKPPVLRHDSDDSFTRLFSVSDESRETTGLVRTSDSDTPSQVMREAIVAAIRRDQPSASGSGSEDGEYESRIRGKQIAAGSSPGRHPQRQLLQRTETDMTSYTAFTDEHHAITQTTTDSFESRFPSQTTDGGFGMDSPVRQSGIEYPGQPQGLLSVEADLSPEDDLSPYIVETDYLHWPGDPSYPHLLWSSNGLFGIGESLIQPEQQIAATLAYEVRKTARDAAAIVLLFKPLLAPDVLDSFQAAAILKQHHQRLMKLQAFTEAALMRKMCMKGWPGGVLSNWGENHPNVISPAQRGVQVGLLCSSCRKPREIDRSKGSNETIWMCGRCKASMAPCAVCQQRDIAPTPGSRDDTKEGDEEEPVLATWWICPGCGHGGHSSCLQLWHEGFENECSSTDPDILAEFQSDGYCPMDGCGHTCLPGKGRLETAAARTEEVGRVAAREATRNATSMKASADTESIVGGLQGHHHPHPPHQYRTTGSGKILDDQHHQYPHYPSQGVNISNDEHSVPQSRAVESVRESLASMGISSHSHGGSSSTRHSTPGASILSSSPGSKSAMMAAADRASGGHGGGDGRERRKSVKFVAQEDTKH; this is encoded by the exons ATGCACCACAACCAGGGCAAAATCATGCGCAAGCTACTCAGCAAACATGCGACAGACTCGCACGAGTCCACGGCCTCGGCGACTGTCAccagctctccctccaaTAACTACGGATCAATCGCCCCCCAAAATGTCAGCTACAAGACGGGTGCACCCCTGTCCTGCCTGGACCAGTCGCCTGACGGGAGAAGCGCTGTCCTGGCCAGCCACCATGTGCTGAAGCTGATCAAGCTCGACGGTGGACTTCGGGTACAAGAGGAAGTCGACTTGCGCGCAATCCTGACCTCGCAGCCTGCGCACCGTAACAATGTCCCTACTGGTGCCGTGGCCGACCAGTTGTCTATTCAGGATGTCAAGTGGGGGAGTGTTATCAACAGGGAGGTCCTCTTCACGGCCTGCACCAGCGGCATCATCTTTCAGTACGATGTGAACCGGGCCAAGGCTACAAGGGTCGGCGCGCCTCTTGAATTCATCCAAATGCGGGAGGACTCTCGCCAGGTCAACTCTCTCGACTTGAATCCCCATCACTCTTCATGGCTCTTGTCTGGAAGTCAGGACGGTCTGTTGCGGTGCTTCGATGTGCGCACACCTGTTAACACCAGGACGTGGCCAACATACCGTGCTCTCCAGTCCTTCAAGTCACACGCGGATGGTGTCAGGCATGTCCAGTGGTCGCCCAAGGACGGCTTCCTATTCGCCTGCGGGACAGAGCAAGGGATGGTGCTGAAGTGGGACATGCGGAAACCAAGCTCCCCTATTCTGAGGATCAATGCCCACGAAAAGGCCTGTACCTCGATTGCATGGCACCAGGATGGCACCCATCTTGTCAGTGCTGGGCTCGACAGCAAGTGCAACATCTGGGACATGTCCAAGACGGACAAGAGACAGAAGCCAAAGTATGTTATATCAACACCTGCCCCCGTTGGCTCACTGGCATGGCGGCCTGGCCAATGGTCGGCAACAGCACAGGGCAAGCGGGCCTCGCAGCTCGCAGTGTCCTACGATGAAAGCGGCATGAAGCGGTTTGGCATGAATTCAGTTCACATCTGGGACCTCGCTCGCCCTACCATGCCCTACAAAGAAATCCAGAGGTTCGAATACGCACCCAACTCCATTCTCTGGCACGACCAATACCTCCTCTGGACCGCTGGCCGTGATGGCTTCCACCAGTGTGACGTCTCCTTTGCGCCCAAGGTCATGGACCGCCAAACAATGTCggcctttgccttttcctcACAAGGCGAGGTCGCCATGTGCTTGGACGAGCGACCTATGCCCACCCGCCCCCGACCCAACATTGTTCACCATGACAATGCTTCCACTCACGAATCACCATCTTACAGCTCGAGCCCCACTACTCCAAGATTCAGCGTCAGTCGCAGTGATTCCGAGGATGACGCTATTGGCAGCTTCTTGGGCTCCAGGCAGCCAGGCAACGGCAGCCGCAAACGCAGAGCGAGCATGCGATCTGCGAATACCCTCAGCACCACACCACCTGTTGGGCCTGCCATGGGTGAGACACTGTCACTGGAAGACACGATCGAAGTGACGGGTACATACCAGCCGAATCAAGCCATGGCCATCGGCACATATCCGGGCCCTACCAATGCTGAGGTAGATGTCTATCTCAGCCTCAACTACCTCCAGGCCATCCATTTAGAGCTACCTTACAAACCCGGTGGGCCGTCTTTGCCAGAGCGGATGACGACCATCTTGGACCACTTTGCCAAAGCTGCCGCAAGAGTTAGGCTTTCAAGACTGTCACACACCTGGAtgaacctcctcttcctgatcaagcttctcctcgagcGTCGCGCACAGTACCACCTCGAGTTTCGGATGGACAAGTACCAAAATTCAACcatcaaaaagaaagatgCGGCTAGACATCGGTCACTGGGTCAGCTCCGTGCCGAACCACCCAGCTTTGGGATTGGCGGGGAAGCAAGCCCACGGAAGATGGCCTCTCTGGCAAGTTTCGACCGGGTCCTTCATCCACGATCACTTTTATCTGAAGAGCTCGAAAGCACCTCCAATCAACCTACCCCGCTGGCTCGCCCAGTTCCCGATACACAAGTTATCCAGATTGATGACAATGGGCGCAAGAAGCTCACACCCATCATCGAACCAGAGAGCTTCACGCTGCCTCCGGCGGCCCATTCTCGCACCCTCGAGCCCAGGCCCCGACTGGATTCAGTGCCCCTGTCGGTCACCAGTCATGACAGTGAGGCCACCAATGCCAGCACCGAGGGCTACGACTTTTATGACGCCGAGGCCCTCA ACTTTCGAGAACCCGGCTCGCCCAGCCGTGTTCGAAAGCCGCCCGTTTTGCGACATGATTCGGATGATAGTTTCACCCGACTCTTTTCCGTCTCGGACGAAAGCAGGGAGACGACTGGCCTTGTCCGGACCTCGGACAGCGACACTCCGTCGCAGGTCATGAGGGAGGCCATTGTGGCCGCCATTCGGCGCGACCAGCCAAGTGCCAGCGGAAGCGGAAGCGAAGACGGCGAATACGAAAGCCGCATCCGTGGCAAACAGATCGCCGCCGGAAGCTCGCCTGGCCGTCATCCACAGCGGCAATTGCTTCAGCGTACCGAGACTGACATGACATCGTACACTGCCTTTACCGATGAGCACCACGCCATCACccagaccaccaccgacagcTTCGAGTCACGCTTCCCGTCACAGACAACGGATGGCGGCTTTGGCATGGACTCTCCAGTCCGACAGAGCGGTATTGAGTATCCTGGGCAGCCACAGGGGCTGCTGTCTGTCGAGGCTGACTTGTCCCCCGAAGATGATTTGTCCCCCTATATTGTAGAGACGGATTACCTCCACTGGCCCGGCGACCCAAGCTACCCACACTTGCTCTGGTCCTCGAATGGATTATTTGGGATTGGTGAATCCCTAATCCAACCCGAGCAGCAGATTGCAGCCACGCTGGCCTACGAAGTTCGCAAGACAGCCCGTGACGCGGCCGCCATCGTCCTGCTGTTCAAGCCCCTACTTGCGCCTGATGTCCTTGACTCTTTTCAAGCGGCAGCTATCCTcaagcaacaccaccagcgtcTGATGAAGCTCCAGGCTTTTACCGAGGCGGCCCTCATGCGCAAAATGTGTATGAAGGGATGGCCTGGAGGTGTGCTGTCCAACTGGGGCGAAAACCACCCGAATGTCATTAGCCCGGCTCAACGAGGTGTCCAGGTTGGCCTCCTTTGTTCCAGCTGCCGGAAGCCGAGAGAGATTGACCGATCCAAGGGGTCAAATGAGACCATCTGGATGTGTGGACGTTGTAAGGCCAGCATGGCCCCTTGTGCTGTCTGTCAACAGCGTGATATCGCTCCCACGCCCGGCTCGCGGGACGATACGAAggaaggtgatgaggaggagccggtgtTGGCTACCTGGTGGATTTGTCCTGGCTGCGGTCACGGTGGACATTCTAGCTGCCTCCAGCTTTGGCATGAAGGGTTTGAGAACGAATGCAGTTCCACCGACCCGGATATTCTTGCCGAGTTCCAGAGTGATGGTTATTGTCCCATGGATGGGTGTGGACACACATGTCTGCCCGGAAAGGGAAGGCTCGAGACAGCTGCGGCCAGGACAGAAGAGGTTGGTCGGGTGGCAGCGAGGGAGGCAACGCGAAATGCAACCAGCATGAAGGCGTCTGCAGACACGGAGAGCATAGTGGGCGGTCTCCaaggccaccatcatcctcacccgcCTCACCAGTACCGCACCACGGGAAGCGGCAAGATCTTGGAtgaccagcaccaccagtACCCTCACTATCCTTCCCAGGGGGTCAATATTTCGAATGATGAGCACAGCGTACCCCAAAGCAGGGCGGTAGAGAGCGTTAGGGAGTCTCTGGCCAGCATGGGCATCTCTTCTCATTCTcatggcggcagcagcagcacaagaCACAGCACGCCAGGAGCCAGCATCTTGAGCTCGAGCCCGGGCAGCAAGTCGGCAatgatggctgctgctgatagGGCGAGTGGCGGtcacggtggtggggatggcagGGAGCGGAGGAAGAGCGTCAAGTTTGTTGCGCAGGAGGATACCAAGCATTGA
- a CDS encoding hypothetical protein (EggNog:ENOG503P2T5; COG:S), which translates to MAFFGGVFRQAYLSRYTVTMSGIPVFFIGASGHIGAAVLQALHAAHPELPIRALVRQQEDVDHLESLYQGSVACVLGTLEDVGIVAEEAARAQLVINCAPDFALPLPTLLPSLSSNPHPQTFLLQTSGAARIWPPPSGLNPHPKIWSDLTDLSSLPTDTTHAAQDITVSTYPGINTAIISPTFVIGKSPSVRHKHPIIFPDLMHVTRQQGQVFVVEQGKNLTTFVDTEELAELYVLLVGDALRCIRGEKQVDENIWGEKGYFFAGGWEVSMREFIVDWLLPVLEGNETSKTWLRNQEGKGVKGLGLGEVVESILGRFEGQEGEAWSRHIAEGFGTSMRIRGDRGRRYLGWEPTGRVKLGEAVEAVVRYFEEREKSITEL; encoded by the exons ATGGCCTTCTTCGGGGGTGTCTTCAGACAAGCATACCTCAGTCGATATACAGTCACCATGTCAGGCATTCCAGTCTTTTT CATTGGTGCCTCGGGGCAcattggtgctgctgttctCCAGGCCCTACATGCTGCTCACCCTGAGCTGCCGATCCGGGCTCTTGTCCGTCAGCAGGAAGATGTGGACCACCTAGAGTCCCTTTATCAGGGCTCTGTCGCGTGCGTCCTAGGGACTCTTGAGGACGTAGGAATCGTCGCTGAAGAGGCCGCAAGGGCCCAGCTTGTTATCA ATTGCGCCCCCGACTTCGCCCTCCCCTtacccaccctcctcccctccctatcatccaacccccacccccaaaccttcctcctccaaacctcgGGCGCAGCCCGCATCTGGCCTCCGCCCTCAGGCCtaaacccccaccccaagATCTGGTCCGACCTCaccgacctctcctccctccccaccgacACCACCCACGCCGCCCAGGACATCACCGTCTCGACCTATCCCGGcatcaacaccgccatcatctcccctACTTTTGTCATTGGAAAATCCCCCAGTGTGAGACACAAGCATCCGATTATCTTTCCCGACCTGATGCACGTCACTCGTCAACAAGGGCAGGTGTTTGTTGTCGAACAAGGAAAAAACCTCACCACATTTGTTGACacggaggagctggccgagcTGTATGTTTTGCTCGTTGGGGATGCCCTGCGCTGTATCAGAGGAGAAAAACAGGTGGATGAGAATATctggggagaaaaggggtaTTTCTTCgcgggggggtgggaggtgagcATGAGGGAGTTTATCGTTGATTGGTTGCTTCCTGTTTTGGAGGGGAATGAAACGAGCAAAACGTGGTTGAGGAATcaggaggggaaaggggtcaaggggttggggttgggggaggtggtggagagtaTACTGGGGCGGTTTGAAGgccaggagggggaggcgtGGAGTAGGCATATTGCTGAGGGGTTTGGGACGAGCATGAGGATCAGGGGGGATAGGGGGAGACGGTACCTTGGGTGGGAGCCGACGGGGAGGGTTaagttgggggaggcggtggaggcggtggtgaggtattttgaggagagggagaagtcAATTACTGAGTTGTAG
- a CDS encoding hypothetical protein (EggNog:ENOG503NWGA), with product MTYVKTSKPCFTRKKINRPEDKQARRLVNIGSSLLLPGQLYHALGTIAPSNPWVDMEFLYAVQGGKTRWFFGDIPRNPDGYWKQVGLTQGGSVVDWMANVTGKQKMKKSFTHSISKIAHQAKQAKRLERRAARQLNLISKTVPCFDAVQHGLEPIDPESGLSFKDNHETLDHIFERIKKSEAAKFKRHKETVDQLSPKLRRSSRRP from the exons ATGACGTACGTCAAGACTTCGAAGCCCTGTTTTACCAGGAAGAAGATAAACAGGCCGGAAGATAAACAGGCCAGAAGATTGGTAAATATTG GGTCCTCTCTCTTGCTACCGGGTCAACTTTATCACGCACTCGGTACGATCGCACCAAGCAACCCCTGGGTGGACATGGAGTTTCTTTACGCCGTGCAAGGTGGCAAGACGAGGTGGTTTTTTGGTGACATCCCAAGGAATCCTGACGGCTACTGGAAGCAGGTCGGTCTTACTCAGGGGGGTTCCGTGGTGGATTGGATGGCCAACGTGACGGGAAAacagaagatgaagaaatcTTTCACCCATTCCATCAGTAAAATCGCGCACCAAGCAAAGCAAGCGAAGCGACTGGAAAGGCGTGCAGCGCGGCAGCTGAATCTCATCAGCAAGACGGTGCCTTGTTTCGATGCTGTGCAGCATGGGCTGGAACCCATTGACCCGGAGAGCGGCCTTTCTTTCAAGGACAATCATGAGACTTTGGATCACATCTTTGAACGCATCAAGAAGTCAGAAGCCGCCAAGTTCAAGAGGCACAAAGAAACAGTTGATCAACTTTCACCAAAGCTTCGTCGGTCATCCCGCAGACCGTAG